In Streptomyces alboniger, the following are encoded in one genomic region:
- a CDS encoding leucine-rich repeat domain-containing protein, with protein MTDVCVLDYWRAGLSDVPDEVWQRPRLEVLILADNALTRLPARIGTLKALHTLDLGHNKLRTVPAGLGDLSSLSRCLYLHDNALTELPASLGRLTRLAYLNVGENRLTALPETLGSLAGLVELRAQHNALTRLPETIGTLTALRELWLRGNRLRQLPASMGDLTALRELDLRENAFTAVPAALRGLPLLRRVDLRANHLTELPDWVAELPALEKLDLRWNDIRVSDRLLRALEARGCVVLR; from the coding sequence ATGACGGACGTATGCGTGCTGGACTACTGGCGCGCGGGCCTGAGTGACGTACCGGACGAGGTCTGGCAGCGCCCGCGTCTGGAGGTCCTGATCCTGGCCGACAACGCGCTGACGCGGCTGCCCGCCCGCATCGGCACGCTCAAGGCGCTGCACACTCTCGACCTCGGGCACAACAAGCTGCGCACGGTCCCGGCCGGGCTCGGCGACCTGTCGTCGCTCAGCCGCTGCCTCTATCTGCACGACAACGCGCTCACCGAGCTGCCCGCGTCCCTCGGCCGCCTCACCCGGCTCGCGTATCTGAACGTCGGGGAGAACCGTCTGACCGCACTTCCCGAAACGCTGGGCAGCCTGGCGGGACTGGTGGAACTGCGCGCCCAGCACAACGCGTTGACCCGGCTGCCGGAGACGATCGGCACCCTCACCGCGCTGCGCGAGCTGTGGCTGCGCGGCAACCGTCTGCGGCAACTGCCCGCGTCCATGGGCGACTTGACGGCATTGCGCGAACTTGACCTGCGCGAGAACGCGTTCACGGCCGTCCCGGCGGCCCTGCGCGGCCTTCCTCTCCTGCGCCGCGTCGACCTGCGCGCCAACCACCTCACGGAACTGCCCGACTGGGTGGCGGAGTTGCCGGCGCTGGAGAAGCTGGACCTGCGCTGGAACGACATACGCGTCAGCGACCGGCTACTGCGGGCCCTGGAGGCCCGGGGCTGCGTGGTCCTGCGCTGA
- a CDS encoding NAD(P)-dependent oxidoreductase — MNNATDTHVTVIGLGLMGQALARALLKAGHSTTVWNRTAAKADPLVAEGARLAPTLGDALKASPLTIICLTDYPALHELLDANDIDLGGTTLVNLTSGDSSQAREAARWAAQRGARYLDGALMAVPPVIGTADALILHSGPESDFEAHRPTLEALGTLSYLGADHGLAALYDVAGLAMMWSVLNAWLQGTALLRTAGVDAATYAPFARQMAAGVAEWLPGYAEQIDKGSFPAEVSALEGDARSMAHLIEESERVGVNAELPKLFKAMADRSIAAGHGGEQYPVLIEEFLKPRED, encoded by the coding sequence ATGAACAACGCAACCGACACACATGTGACCGTCATCGGACTCGGCCTGATGGGCCAAGCGCTCGCCCGCGCTCTCCTCAAGGCAGGGCACTCCACGACCGTGTGGAACCGCACGGCCGCCAAGGCCGACCCGCTGGTCGCCGAGGGGGCGCGGCTCGCGCCGACGCTCGGCGACGCGCTCAAGGCGAGCCCCCTGACGATCATCTGCCTCACCGACTACCCGGCCCTGCACGAACTGCTCGACGCGAACGACATCGACCTCGGCGGCACGACATTGGTCAACCTCACGTCGGGCGACTCGAGCCAGGCGCGGGAAGCCGCCCGATGGGCCGCACAGCGCGGCGCCCGCTACCTGGACGGCGCCCTCATGGCCGTCCCCCCGGTGATAGGGACCGCCGACGCGCTGATCCTGCACAGCGGACCGGAGTCGGACTTCGAGGCGCACCGGCCGACGCTCGAAGCGCTCGGCACCCTCTCCTACCTCGGCGCGGACCACGGGCTCGCGGCCCTGTACGACGTGGCCGGCCTCGCCATGATGTGGAGCGTCCTCAACGCCTGGCTCCAGGGCACCGCGCTGCTCAGGACGGCCGGTGTGGACGCCGCGACGTACGCGCCGTTCGCACGGCAGATGGCGGCCGGCGTCGCCGAGTGGCTGCCCGGGTACGCCGAGCAGATCGACAAGGGGTCCTTCCCTGCCGAGGTGTCGGCCCTGGAGGGCGACGCGCGGTCGATGGCACACCTCATCGAGGAGAGCGAGCGGGTGGGCGTCAACGCCGAACTGCCCAAGCTGTTCAAGGCGATGGCGGACCGGTCGATCGCCGCGGGACACGGTGGCGAGCAGTACCCCGTGCTGATCGAGGAGTTCCTCAAGCCCCGCGAGGACTGA
- a CDS encoding thiolase domain-containing protein produces the protein MGKEPVAVVGIGQTKHVAARRDVSIAGLVREAAQRALRDAELTWADIDAVVIGKAPDFFEGVMMPELYLADALGAVGKPMLRVHTAGSVGGSTALVAANLVAGRVHGTVLTLAFEKQSESNAMWGLSLPIPFQQPLLAGAGGFFAPHVRAYMRRTGAPETVGSLVAYKDRRNALKNPYAHLHEHDITLEKVQASPMLWDPIRYSETCPSSDGACAMVLTDRAGAARSPRPPAWMHGGAMRSEPTLFAGKDFVSPQAGKDCAADVYRQAGIAEPRREIDAVEMYVPFSWYEPMWLENLGFAAEGEGWKLTESGVTELDGDLPVNMSGGVLSTNPIGASGMIRFAEAALQVRGQAGEHQVEGARRALGHAYGGGAQFFSMWLVGAAPPAT, from the coding sequence GTGGGTAAGGAGCCGGTGGCCGTCGTCGGGATCGGGCAGACCAAGCACGTGGCCGCCCGACGTGACGTGTCGATCGCGGGCCTGGTCCGCGAGGCCGCCCAACGCGCCCTCAGAGACGCCGAGTTGACGTGGGCGGACATCGACGCCGTCGTCATCGGCAAGGCCCCGGACTTCTTCGAGGGCGTCATGATGCCCGAGCTGTACCTCGCCGACGCGCTCGGAGCCGTCGGGAAACCCATGCTCCGCGTGCACACGGCGGGCTCGGTCGGCGGCTCCACGGCACTGGTCGCCGCCAACCTCGTCGCGGGCCGCGTCCACGGCACCGTCCTGACCCTCGCCTTCGAAAAGCAGTCGGAATCCAACGCCATGTGGGGCCTGTCGCTGCCCATCCCCTTCCAGCAGCCACTGCTCGCGGGGGCGGGCGGCTTCTTCGCCCCGCACGTGCGCGCGTACATGCGGCGCACCGGCGCGCCCGAGACGGTCGGCTCCCTCGTCGCGTACAAAGACCGGCGCAACGCCCTGAAGAACCCCTACGCGCACCTCCACGAGCACGACATCACCCTGGAGAAGGTGCAGGCCTCGCCGATGCTCTGGGACCCGATCCGCTACTCCGAGACCTGCCCCTCCTCCGACGGGGCCTGCGCGATGGTCCTCACCGACCGTGCGGGAGCGGCCCGTTCACCCCGGCCGCCCGCCTGGATGCACGGCGGCGCGATGCGCAGTGAGCCGACGCTCTTCGCGGGCAAGGACTTCGTCTCCCCGCAGGCGGGCAAGGACTGCGCCGCCGACGTCTACCGGCAGGCGGGCATCGCGGAGCCCCGCCGGGAGATCGACGCCGTCGAGATGTACGTGCCGTTCTCCTGGTACGAGCCGATGTGGCTGGAGAACCTCGGCTTCGCGGCGGAGGGCGAGGGCTGGAAGCTCACCGAGTCCGGTGTGACGGAACTCGACGGCGACCTGCCCGTCAACATGTCCGGCGGCGTCCTGTCGACCAACCCCATCGGCGCCTCCGGGATGATCCGCTTCGCGGAGGCGGCACTTCAGGTGCGCGGACAGGCGGGGGAGCACCAAGTGGAGGGGGCGCGCAGGGCGCTTGGGCACGCTTACGGAGGAGGCGCGCAGTTCTTCTCCATGTGGCTCGTCGGCGCCGCACCGCCCGCCACCTGA
- a CDS encoding MerR family transcriptional regulator gives MLIGELGRRTGVNTHQLRYYEAQGLLEADRGANGYREYDESAVLRVKQIRHLLGAGLSSEDIAYLLPCAVGEAPELPGCPELLAAMRARLRRLDEQMEQLARSRAALTTYVDTAERMGAENYPPFDGSDQEPVPA, from the coding sequence ATGTTGATCGGGGAACTGGGCCGCCGGACGGGCGTCAACACCCATCAGTTGCGCTACTACGAGGCCCAGGGGTTGCTGGAGGCGGACCGCGGCGCGAACGGCTACCGCGAGTACGACGAGAGCGCCGTGCTGCGGGTGAAGCAGATCCGGCACCTGCTCGGGGCGGGTCTGTCCTCCGAGGACATCGCCTACCTGCTGCCGTGCGCGGTCGGAGAGGCCCCGGAGCTGCCCGGGTGCCCCGAGCTGCTGGCCGCGATGAGGGCACGGCTGCGGCGACTGGACGAGCAGATGGAGCAGCTCGCCCGCTCCCGCGCCGCCCTGACCACGTACGTGGACACGGCCGAGCGCATGGGTGCCGAGAACTATCCGCCCTTCGACGGCAGCGACCAGGAGCCCGTCCCCGCCTGA
- a CDS encoding DUF397 domain-containing protein: MAESTTQQHPLAGWDKPELDLSTADWRSSSEGRGDVEIAFVEGFVAMRNGGRPESPSLIFTPAEWGAFVHGAREGEFDLT, from the coding sequence GTGGCCGAAAGCACCACTCAGCAGCATCCGCTCGCGGGCTGGGACAAGCCGGAGCTTGACCTCAGTACCGCCGACTGGCGATCCAGCAGCGAAGGGCGCGGGGACGTGGAGATCGCCTTCGTCGAAGGCTTCGTGGCGATGCGCAACGGCGGTCGGCCGGAAAGCCCATCCTTGATCTTCACACCCGCGGAGTGGGGGGCCTTCGTCCACGGCGCGCGCGAGGGCGAGTTCGACCTGACCTAG
- a CDS encoding thiolase domain-containing protein, with protein MAPRKPSVMRPARDVAVVAFGQTDHLRTTDELSEVEMLMPVLHQVLAATGLRTSDIGFTCSGSCDYLAGRAFSFTMALDGVGAWPPISESHVEMDGAWALYEAWVKLQTGEADTALVYSYGKSSPGSVRDVLTRQLDPYYLAPLWPDSVALAALQAQALIDAGETDEPALAGVARRSRADATANSHAQLSGSVAQGEYVVRPLRTGDCPPVGDGAAAVILVAGERARDLCERPAWIRGIDHRVEAHGLGVRDLTDSPSTRLAAERAGVFERPVDTAELHAPFTSQEIVLRKALRIGDDVTVNPSGGALAANPMMAAGLIRIGEAAARIHRGASHRAVAHATSGPCLQQNLVALLEGDAR; from the coding sequence ATGGCGCCCCGCAAGCCGTCCGTGATGCGCCCGGCCCGCGACGTCGCCGTCGTCGCCTTCGGACAGACCGACCATCTGCGCACCACCGACGAGCTGTCCGAAGTCGAGATGCTCATGCCGGTACTGCACCAGGTCCTCGCCGCCACCGGCCTGCGGACCAGCGACATCGGGTTCACCTGCTCCGGCTCCTGCGACTACCTCGCGGGCCGCGCCTTCTCCTTCACGATGGCGCTCGACGGAGTGGGCGCCTGGCCGCCGATCTCCGAGTCGCACGTCGAGATGGACGGCGCCTGGGCGCTGTACGAGGCGTGGGTGAAGCTCCAGACCGGCGAGGCGGACACCGCGCTCGTCTACTCCTACGGCAAGTCCTCGCCGGGCTCCGTACGCGACGTGCTGACCCGGCAGCTCGACCCGTACTACCTCGCCCCGCTGTGGCCCGACTCCGTGGCGCTCGCCGCACTCCAGGCGCAGGCACTCATCGACGCGGGCGAGACCGACGAACCCGCGCTGGCCGGCGTCGCCCGGCGCAGCCGCGCCGACGCCACCGCCAACTCCCACGCGCAGCTCAGCGGTTCGGTCGCGCAGGGCGAGTACGTCGTACGCCCGCTGCGTACCGGAGACTGCCCGCCGGTCGGCGACGGGGCCGCGGCCGTGATCCTCGTGGCGGGGGAGCGGGCCCGCGACCTGTGCGAGCGGCCCGCGTGGATCCGGGGCATCGACCACCGTGTCGAGGCGCACGGCCTGGGGGTGCGCGACCTCACCGACTCGCCGTCCACCCGCCTCGCCGCCGAGCGCGCCGGCGTCTTCGAACGGCCCGTGGACACCGCCGAACTGCACGCGCCCTTCACCTCCCAGGAGATCGTCCTGCGCAAGGCCCTGAGGATCGGCGACGACGTCACCGTCAACCCCTCCGGGGGCGCGCTCGCCGCCAACCCCATGATGGCGGCGGGGCTCATCCGGATCGGCGAGGCGGCCGCCCGCATCCACCGGGGCGCGTCGCACCGCGCCGTCGCACACGCCACCTCGGGGCCCTGCCTCCAGCAGAACCTGGTCGCCCTCCTGGAAGGAGACGCCCGATGA